The genomic window CGGAGAGCCCGCGACGGACGCCCCGGAAGACGACACGGACGATCCGGAAGACGACGAGGCCGAGTGACCGACCGCCGCCTCGCCCTCCGCGCCTGGCTACTCGCGATGAGTCGGCTCGAAGTCCAGCTCCGCGTCGAGCAGGCCCGCGCCCGCAACGCGATGATCCGGGCGGCGGCCAGGGCCTACGAGAAGAACGGCCACCCACCGTCCCATGTCTTCCTCGCCCATCGGGTGAGGGTGAAGGGCGTGCTGGACGATCACTACCGCCGCACCATCCCCCTCTTCGGGCAGATGGCACTGAAGCAGGTCAAGTCCCGCCGCATCGAGCGGAAGGCCGCCCAGACCATCTACGAGGCGCTGGTTGCCGAATGGATCGGTCGCGAGGCACTGCGCAAGGCGACGCTGATCGCGGACACCGACCGCGACGACGTCCTCGGCGCCATCGAAGGCGGCATGGCCGAGGGGATCGGCACGGAGGAAATAGGGAGGAGGATACGGAAGGTCGCGCAGATGACACCGTATCGGGCCGCCACGGTCGCCCGCACGGAGACGCACGCCGCCGCCACGTTCGGCAGCATCGAGAGTGTCCGGCAGGCAGAGCGCGACCTGGGCGTGGTCATGGTCAAGGAATGGCTGGCCACGAAGGACGACCGCACCCGCCCGGAGCACCTTGCTGCGGACGGGCAGAAGGTCGGCATGGACGAGAAATTCACCGTCGGCGGCGAGCTGATGGACCGGCCGGGGGATTCGAGCGCGAGTGCGGAGAACGTCATCGCGTGCCGGTGTGCGCTGGTTTATGAGGAGAAAAGTTAGTGATTCCAGTCAAACAGAGCAAGCTCTACGCGAAAGACGGCATCCACA from Tautonia marina includes these protein-coding regions:
- a CDS encoding phage minor head protein is translated as MTDRRLALRAWLLAMSRLEVQLRVEQARARNAMIRAAARAYEKNGHPPSHVFLAHRVRVKGVLDDHYRRTIPLFGQMALKQVKSRRIERKAAQTIYEALVAEWIGREALRKATLIADTDRDDVLGAIEGGMAEGIGTEEIGRRIRKVAQMTPYRAATVARTETHAAATFGSIESVRQAERDLGVVMVKEWLATKDDRTRPEHLAADGQKVGMDEKFTVGGELMDRPGDSSASAENVIACRCALVYEEKS